A window of Bos taurus isolate L1 Dominette 01449 registration number 42190680 breed Hereford chromosome 19, ARS-UCD2.0, whole genome shotgun sequence contains these coding sequences:
- the DVL2 gene encoding segment polarity protein dishevelled homolog DVL-2: MAGSGAGGGGVGETKVIYHLDEEETPYLVKIPVPAERITLGDFKSVLQRPAGAKYFFKSMDQDFGVVKEEISDDNARLPCFNGRVVSWLVSSDNPQPEMAPPAHEPRTDLAPPPPPLPPLPPERTSGIGDSRPPSFHPNVSSSRENLEPETETESVVSLRRERPRRRDSTGGHRPSGPSRLERHLAGYESSSTLMTSELESTSLGDSDEDDTMSRFSSSTEQSSASRLLKRHRRRRKQRPPRLERASSFSSVTDSTMSLNIITVTLNMEKYNFLGISIVGQSNERGDGGIYIGSIMKGGAVAADGRIEPGDMLLQVNDMNFENMSNDDAVRVLRDIVHKPGPIVLTVAKCWDPSPQAYFTLPRNEPIQPIDPAAWVSHSAALTGTFPAYPGSSSMSTITSGSSLPDGCEGRGLSIHTDMASVTKAMAAPESGLEVRDRMWLKITIPNAFLGSDVVDWLYHHVEGFPERREARKYASGLLKAGLIRHTVNKITFSEQCYYVFGDLSGGCESCECPCPGPDLVNLSLNDNDGSSGASDQDTLAPLPGATPWPLLPTFSYQYPAPHPYSPQPPPYHELSSYTYGGGSASSQHSEGSRSSGSTRSDGGAGRTGRPEDRAPESKSGSGSESEPSSRGGSLRRGGEPGGTGDGGPPPSRGSSGGAPNLRAHPGLHPYGPPPGMALPYNPMMVVMMPPPPPPVPPAVQPPGAPPVRDLGSVPPELTASRQSFHMAMGNPSEFFVDVM; encoded by the exons ATGGCGGGCAGCGGCGCGGGGGGCGGTGGTGTTGGGGAGACGAAGGTAATTTACCACCTGGATGAAGAAGAGACTCCCTATCTGGTGAAGATCCCCGTCCCCGCCGAGCGCATCACCCTTGGCGATTTCAAGAGCGTCTTGCAGCGGCCCGCGGGCGCCAAGTACTTTTTCAAGTCTATGGATCAGGATTTCGG GGTGGTGAAGGAAGAGATTTCAGATGACAATGCCCGCCTTCCCTGCTTCAATGGAAGGGTAGTATCCTGG CTAGTGTCATCAGATAACCCCCAACCTGAGATGGCGCCCCCAGCCCACGAGCCTCGGACAGACCTGGcgcctccacccccacctctgccccctcTGCCCCCAGAGAGGACCAGTGGCATTGGGGACTCCAGGCCTCCATCTTTCCA CCCTAACGTGTCCAGCAGCCGGGAAAACCTGGAGCCCGAGACAGAAACAGAGTCAGTGGTGTCTCTGAGGCGGGAGCGGCCTCGCAGGCGAGACAGCA CGGGAGGCCACAGGCCCAGCGGCCCCTCCAGGCTGGAGCGCCACCTGGCGGGGTACGAGAGCTcctccaccctcatgaccagTGAGCTGGAGAGCACCAGCCTGGGGGACTCGGACGAGGACGACACCATGAGCAG GTTCAGCAGCTCCACAGAGCAGAGCAGCGCCTCCCGCCTCCTCAAGCGCCACCGGCGGCGAAGGAAACAGCGGCCACCCCGCCTGGAGAGG GCCTCATCCTTCAGCAGTGTCACAGATTCCACCATGTCTCTCAACATCATCACAGTCACGCTCAACATGG AAAAGTACAATTTCCTGGGCATCTCTATTGTGGGCCAGAGCAATGAGAGGGGAGACGGTGGCATCTACATTGGCTCCATCATGAAAGGTGGGGCTGTGGCGGCTGATGGGCGCATCGAACCTGGGGACATGCTTTTGCAG GTGAACGACATGAACTTTGAGAATATGAGCAATGATGATGCGGTGCGGGTGCTGAGGGACATCGTGCACAAGCCAGG CCCCATTGTGCTGACGGTGGCCAAGTGCTGGGATCCCTCTCCCCAGGCCTACTTCACTCTCCCCCGAA ATGAGCCCATCCAGCCGATCGACCCTGCTGCCTGGGTCTCACACTCTGCTGCCCTGACTGGCACCTTCCCAGCTTatccaggctcctcatccatgagTACCATCACCTCTGGATCCTCTCTTCCTGATG GCTGTGAGGGCCGGGGTCTCTCTATACACACAGACATGGCGTCTGTGACCAAGGCCATGGCTGCTCCAGAATCGGGACTGGAAGTTCGGGACCGCATGTGGCTCAAGATCACCATCCCTAACGCCTTCCTGG GCTCAGATGTGGTGGACTGGCTGTACCATCACGTGGAGGGCTTTCCGGAGCGGCGGGAGGCCCGGAAGTACGCCAGTGGGCTACTCAAGGCGGGCCTCATCCGGCACACTGTGAACAAGATCACCTTCTCTGAGCAGTGCTATTACGTCTTCGGAGACCTCAGTGGTGGCTGTGAGAGCTGTGAGTGCCCCTGTCCCGGCCCAG ACTTAGTCAACTTATCTCTTAATGACAACGATGGCTCCAGTGGTGCTTCGGACCAGGATACTTTGGCTCCTCTGCCTGGGGCCACCCCCTGGCCCCTATTGCCCACTTTCTCATACCAGTACCCAGCCCCACACCCATACAGTCCTCAGCCCCCACCCTACCACGAGCTCTCGTCCTACACCTATGGCGGAGGCAGTGCCAGCAGCCAGCATAGCGAGG ggAGCCGGAGCAGTGGGTCGACGCGGAGCGATGGGGGGGCGGGGCGCACGGGGAGGCCTGAGGATCGGGCCCCTGAGTCCAAGTCCGGCAGTGGCAGTGAGTCTGAGCCTTCCAGCCGGGGCGGCAGCCTTCGACGGGGTGGGGAACCTGGTGGGACTGGTGATGGGGGCCCTCCCCCATCCAGGGGCTCATCAGGGGGTGCTCCCAATCTCCGAGCCCACCCGGGGCTGCATCCCTATGGCCCACCTCCTGGTATGGCCCTCCCTTATAACCCCATGATGGTGGTCATGATgccgccgcccccaccccctgtcCCTCCAGCAGTGCAGCCTCCAGGGGCCCCTCCAGTCCGAGACCTGGGCTCTGTGCCCCCAGAGTTGACCGCCAGCCGCCAAAGTTTCCACATGGCCATGGGCAACCCCAGTGAGTTCTTTGTGGATGTCATGTAG